In Elusimicrobiota bacterium, the following are encoded in one genomic region:
- a CDS encoding isochorismatase family protein: protein MRIVDSLALPPLASLYLAQLGPDPEKLAEFVDTLEPGVPKNEKWVMMVSTQFGCPVGCRMCDAGAMGYRGNLSAAQILGQIRHVVRENPGLDVRRHPKVKIHFARMGEPALNPDVLKALEMLAREFPYDGILPSLSTVAPKSPSVERFFEELLALKNSLYPGGRFQLQFSLHSTDEERRKIIVPIKKWSLEEVSLYGQRFVAGGDRKITLNFALAKGERLDPRRIDEVFSPAKFLVKITPVNPTEAAARRGAAHLWGEAPDGIKADAGELEALGFDVIISPSLPEEISAQTSCGQLWSAALKGRAATMLASLKRLEESYVGPENLNAKSRDWAARIAHCLRRSFELKPGKAGLLVMDMQELFLDPRSPSFLPPARAILGNVRALVQAFRGAGRPVYFTRHAHRDPAKDGGLMPQWWRSVCLDGTPEARISPALEPGKSRVLRKCRYSAFTNRSLGRILSRDGVEELAVCGVATNLCVESTIRDAFDRGFKTFVVLDATAARAEELHLAALKNLAHGFSTVLSAAQITAAIRSDHERNTAGTV, encoded by the coding sequence ATGAGAATCGTCGACAGCCTCGCCCTCCCCCCCTTGGCCTCGCTGTACTTGGCCCAGCTCGGGCCTGATCCGGAGAAGCTCGCGGAGTTCGTGGACACCTTGGAGCCGGGCGTGCCCAAAAACGAGAAATGGGTGATGATGGTCTCGACTCAGTTCGGCTGCCCGGTGGGCTGCCGCATGTGCGACGCCGGAGCCATGGGCTACCGGGGAAACCTCTCCGCCGCCCAGATCCTGGGTCAAATCCGGCATGTGGTGCGCGAGAACCCCGGGCTCGACGTCCGGCGCCACCCCAAGGTCAAGATCCATTTCGCGCGGATGGGCGAACCCGCCCTCAACCCTGATGTCTTGAAGGCTCTAGAGATGCTGGCTCGGGAATTCCCCTACGACGGAATACTTCCCAGCCTGTCCACCGTCGCGCCCAAAAGCCCCTCGGTCGAACGTTTTTTCGAGGAGCTCCTGGCGCTCAAAAACAGCCTCTACCCCGGCGGCCGCTTCCAACTCCAGTTTTCCCTCCACTCGACGGATGAGGAGAGAAGGAAAATCATCGTCCCCATCAAGAAATGGAGCTTGGAGGAGGTTTCCCTCTATGGCCAGAGGTTCGTCGCCGGCGGAGACCGGAAGATCACGCTCAATTTCGCCCTGGCCAAGGGCGAAAGGCTCGACCCGCGGCGCATCGACGAGGTCTTCTCTCCCGCCAAATTCCTGGTCAAGATCACGCCGGTCAACCCCACCGAGGCCGCGGCCCGCCGCGGAGCCGCCCATCTCTGGGGAGAGGCCCCGGACGGGATCAAGGCCGACGCCGGGGAGCTCGAGGCCCTGGGCTTCGACGTGATCATAAGCCCAAGCCTTCCCGAGGAGATCTCGGCCCAAACCTCCTGCGGCCAGCTGTGGTCCGCGGCGCTCAAAGGCAGGGCGGCGACGATGCTCGCAAGCCTCAAGAGGCTCGAGGAGTCCTACGTCGGGCCCGAGAACCTGAACGCCAAGTCCCGCGACTGGGCGGCCCGGATCGCGCATTGCCTCAGGCGCTCCTTCGAGCTTAAGCCCGGGAAGGCGGGTCTCCTCGTGATGGACATGCAGGAGCTCTTCCTCGACCCTCGGAGCCCCTCCTTCCTGCCGCCGGCCAGGGCCATTCTCGGCAACGTCCGGGCCCTGGTCCAAGCCTTCCGGGGCGCGGGCCGCCCAGTCTACTTCACCCGCCACGCCCACCGCGATCCGGCCAAGGACGGAGGGCTCATGCCGCAGTGGTGGCGCAGCGTCTGCCTCGACGGCACCCCGGAGGCCCGGATTTCCCCCGCGCTCGAGCCGGGCAAGAGCCGGGTCCTGCGCAAGTGCCGCTACAGCGCCTTCACCAACCGTTCCCTGGGCCGGATTTTGTCCCGGGACGGAGTCGAGGAGCTCGCGGTTTGCGGCGTGGCGACCAACCTGTGCGTCGAATCCACGATCCGGGACGCCTTCGACCGGGGCTTCAAGACCTTCGTCGTCCTCGACGCCACCGCGGCGCGCGCCGAGGAGCTGCACCTGGCGGCGCTGAAAAATCTCGCCCACGGCTTCTCGACCGTGCTCAGCGCCGCGCAGATCACGGCGGCGATCAGGAGCGACCATGAACGAAATACTGCCGGAACCGTATAA
- a CDS encoding FAD-dependent oxidoreductase, translating into MDGRWDVVIVGGGPAGLSAGAYLSRAGWRVLLLEKDSLGGQARFIQRIENYPGFPAGISGRILMDRFILQGRRWGLKAVRQAVTEVARAGGLFRVDAGAGTCLARSVIACEGSRFKPLGLPGEAKLLGRGIHHCAFGLTARFSGQIVAIAGSGDAAVHQALLLAAEARKVRLIVRGERLKAVKILRERLAACPKVEILFRTIVKGVRCAPDRRNDFIEAVEVERLDTGKKSAIEARGLFILVGKEPGPALGRWRSPPAGFFSAGDCRGGFRQVAVAAGDGLRAAMESERFLMAS; encoded by the coding sequence ATGGACGGCCGTTGGGATGTCGTGATCGTGGGAGGCGGCCCGGCCGGGCTTTCCGCCGGAGCTTATCTCTCCAGGGCCGGCTGGCGGGTTCTCCTCCTTGAAAAGGACTCTCTCGGGGGGCAAGCCCGGTTCATCCAGAGGATCGAGAATTATCCGGGCTTTCCCGCGGGAATATCCGGCCGAATTTTGATGGACCGCTTCATCCTCCAGGGCCGGCGATGGGGGCTTAAAGCCGTACGCCAAGCCGTAACCGAGGTGGCGCGCGCGGGCGGCCTGTTCCGCGTGGACGCCGGCGCGGGGACTTGCCTGGCGCGCAGCGTCATCGCCTGCGAGGGATCGCGCTTCAAGCCATTGGGACTTCCCGGGGAGGCAAAGCTCCTCGGCCGTGGAATCCATCACTGCGCCTTCGGCCTAACCGCCCGCTTTTCGGGCCAGATCGTTGCGATAGCCGGAAGCGGGGACGCGGCGGTCCACCAGGCCCTGCTCCTGGCCGCCGAGGCGCGCAAGGTGCGCCTCATCGTCCGGGGCGAGCGCCTGAAGGCCGTCAAGATCCTGCGGGAAAGGCTCGCGGCCTGCCCGAAGGTCGAAATATTGTTCCGAACCATAGTCAAAGGGGTGCGCTGCGCCCCGGACCGGAGGAATGACTTCATCGAAGCCGTAGAGGTCGAACGCTTGGACACGGGGAAAAAATCCGCCATCGAGGCCCGCGGCCTCTTCATTTTGGTCGGCAAGGAGCCCGGCCCCGCCTTGGGGCGCTGGCGCTCGCCGCCCGCGGGCTTTTTCTCGGCCGGGGATTGCCGGGGGGGCTTTAGGCAGGTGGCCGTGGCCGCGGGAGACGGGCTCCGTGCCGCCATGGAAAGCGAGCGGTTCCTCATGGCCTCATGA